A genome region from Myroides fluvii includes the following:
- a CDS encoding HYC_CC_PP family protein, with product MLKKRLVSIWFLLIFLFSNIGWSMSVHYCQGEAHYSPLRYTHTHQEKGCSMEMEMEMEIEKQQEKACCSTKVAVEKPVKKFADKKCCQDELIKSNPSDHNIQHVYAHYFDFILPDYAWTTYSNYPVDFPVQQQETLAYYMEAHAPPLYQLYCRLVLYA from the coding sequence ATGCTAAAGAAAAGACTTGTCAGTATCTGGTTTTTGTTGATTTTCCTATTTTCAAACATAGGATGGTCCATGAGCGTACATTATTGTCAAGGCGAAGCACATTACAGTCCGTTGCGTTATACCCATACGCACCAAGAAAAGGGCTGTTCCATGGAAATGGAAATGGAAATGGAAATAGAAAAACAACAAGAAAAAGCTTGTTGTTCAACCAAGGTTGCCGTTGAAAAACCGGTCAAAAAATTCGCCGACAAAAAGTGTTGTCAAGATGAATTGATTAAGTCCAATCCTTCGGATCACAATATTCAGCATGTATATGCTCACTATTTTGATTTTATTCTTCCTGATTACGCTTGGACCACTTATTCAAACTACCCCGTTGATTTTCCTGTTCAGCAACAAGAAACTTTAGCATACTATATGGAGGCTCACGCTCCTCCACTCTATCAATTATATTGTCGCTTAGTACTTTACGCATAG
- a CDS encoding TonB-dependent receptor plug domain-containing protein: MIKHLVTLVVLTAGTSLYAQQTITGQIVDETHTPIIGASVFYAHQSIGVATDMQGKFTLTFIEKAPLTISYIGYKTQTLTPQEGQSYHLILQPEESLDEVIIKTKQRNTTRSIKGTTNSFTMNSGELLKAACCNISEAFETNPSIDVNYTDAITGTKQIKMLGLTSPYILIAEENIPSVRGASQIYGLTFTPGTWVESIQVTKGAGTVINGYESISGQLNTELIKPATDRPFYLNLYGSNDERFEANIHGNYRLNDKWSSSLFIHGNVRTGDHDKNHDGFLDMPKGEQINVMNRWQYINPEKGVVSFITARYMKDNKVAGQVDFDKKKDKGSTVLWGSEINTEKIDLSTKIGYVFPDLPFQSAGLQVAYNYHKQDSYFGLNLYDIKQNSLYSNLVFNSIISNTLHKFTTGLSFTLDQYTEQVFVPGIDGNFNRTDNALGAFYEYTYDNTTDFSVVAGMRVDYHNRMGLFATPRLHLRYNPWENGVLRASVGRGKRLANVFAENQIFFATNRYFQLEGNNGKIYDLDPEIAWNYGLSFTQNFHFIGRKGDVTLDFYRTDFENQIVVDADYNAHQLLFYNLDGKSYANSFQLEVNYNLARNLNLRSAYKYYDIATDQKTGTFEKAYQPKHRFFANLEFTTNEKDNGAHWKFDFTYNWLGKQRITTTEQYAEVNQLKSSSNPYSLMNFQITKVFSPRFEFYVGGENMGNYKQRNPIVSASNPFDTDFDTSMVYAPITGSMYYAGLRFKLD, encoded by the coding sequence ATGATCAAACATTTAGTTACCCTTGTTGTATTAACAGCGGGTACTTCGCTATATGCACAACAGACGATTACAGGACAAATCGTTGATGAAACACATACCCCTATTATTGGAGCTTCCGTTTTTTATGCCCATCAATCGATTGGTGTTGCTACGGATATGCAAGGGAAATTCACCTTAACCTTTATTGAGAAAGCGCCCTTGACCATTTCGTATATTGGGTATAAAACGCAAACGCTAACTCCCCAAGAAGGACAATCTTATCACCTTATTTTACAACCCGAGGAATCGCTAGATGAAGTAATCATCAAAACCAAACAGCGCAACACGACACGTTCCATCAAAGGAACGACCAATAGCTTCACGATGAATAGCGGAGAATTATTAAAAGCCGCTTGTTGTAACATTTCAGAGGCTTTTGAAACCAACCCTTCTATTGATGTTAACTATACGGATGCCATAACGGGAACCAAACAAATTAAAATGTTGGGATTAACCAGTCCGTATATTCTCATTGCAGAAGAGAACATTCCCTCTGTTCGAGGGGCTTCTCAAATTTACGGATTGACTTTTACACCAGGAACCTGGGTAGAAAGTATTCAAGTCACCAAAGGAGCTGGAACAGTAATCAATGGTTATGAAAGTATTTCGGGCCAATTGAATACAGAATTGATAAAACCCGCCACGGATCGTCCGTTCTATTTAAATCTATACGGTTCTAATGACGAGCGTTTTGAGGCGAATATTCACGGCAATTACCGTTTAAACGACAAATGGAGTTCTTCTCTATTCATCCACGGAAACGTAAGAACTGGAGATCACGATAAAAATCACGACGGTTTCTTGGATATGCCGAAAGGAGAACAGATCAACGTGATGAATCGCTGGCAATACATCAATCCAGAAAAAGGCGTAGTGAGTTTTATCACAGCCCGTTATATGAAAGACAATAAAGTAGCTGGGCAAGTTGACTTTGACAAAAAGAAGGACAAGGGTTCAACAGTTCTTTGGGGATCTGAAATCAACACGGAAAAAATCGATTTATCCACTAAGATAGGTTATGTATTTCCTGATTTGCCTTTTCAAAGCGCAGGATTGCAAGTGGCCTACAACTACCACAAACAGGACTCTTATTTTGGGTTAAACTTGTATGATATCAAGCAAAATAGCTTGTACTCTAATCTAGTTTTTAATTCGATTATCAGCAATACACTTCACAAATTTACAACAGGACTTAGCTTTACGTTAGATCAGTATACCGAACAAGTATTCGTTCCTGGTATCGATGGGAATTTCAATAGAACGGACAATGCTTTAGGAGCATTTTATGAATATACCTACGACAATACAACGGATTTTAGCGTAGTTGCCGGTATGCGAGTAGACTATCACAACCGCATGGGATTGTTTGCGACGCCTCGCTTGCATTTGCGTTATAATCCGTGGGAGAATGGGGTTTTACGCGCTTCTGTAGGTAGAGGAAAACGCTTAGCCAATGTATTTGCGGAAAATCAGATTTTCTTCGCTACCAATCGCTACTTTCAGCTTGAAGGGAACAACGGCAAGATCTACGATTTAGATCCTGAAATTGCCTGGAACTACGGGTTGAGCTTTACGCAAAACTTCCATTTTATCGGTCGAAAAGGGGATGTAACCCTCGATTTTTATCGCACAGACTTCGAAAATCAAATTGTCGTAGATGCCGATTATAATGCACATCAATTATTATTCTACAACTTAGATGGCAAATCTTATGCGAATAGCTTTCAATTGGAAGTAAACTATAACCTAGCGCGCAACTTAAATTTGCGTTCTGCTTATAAATATTACGACATTGCCACAGATCAAAAGACGGGTACATTTGAAAAAGCGTATCAACCCAAACACCGTTTCTTTGCAAATTTAGAATTCACTACCAATGAAAAGGACAATGGTGCGCATTGGAAATTTGATTTTACGTATAATTGGTTGGGGAAACAACGCATCACCACTACGGAACAATATGCAGAAGTGAACCAACTAAAATCTTCCTCTAATCCCTATTCCTTGATGAATTTTCAGATTACCAAAGTATTTTCTCCTCGATTTGAATTTTATGTCGGTGGTGAAAATATGGGCAACTACAAACAACGCAATCCTATTGTTAGCGCAAGTAACCCTTTTGATACTGATTTTGATACCTCCATGGTTTATGCGCCAATTACAGGATCGATGTATTATGCGGGATTGCGATTCAAACTTGATTAA
- a CDS encoding helix-turn-helix domain-containing protein codes for MSVGNRLREYLKLQKVSRKDFAEAIGVNYNSLSRMLTEGRFMQSDTIEKALKYFPNLNARWLITGEGSPELKILDAASITNELLASAVVKQHLEEIVKRKLEE; via the coding sequence ATGAGTGTAGGTAATCGATTAAGAGAATATCTAAAGCTTCAGAAAGTAAGTCGCAAAGATTTTGCAGAAGCGATTGGAGTCAATTACAATTCACTTTCTCGCATGTTAACCGAGGGAAGATTCATGCAAAGTGATACGATAGAAAAAGCACTGAAGTATTTTCCCAACTTAAATGCGCGTTGGTTAATCACCGGTGAAGGATCACCGGAACTCAAGATATTGGATGCGGCATCCATTACCAATGAATTATTGGCAAGTGCTGTAGTTAAGCAGCATTTGGAAGAAATCGTTAAGCGAAAATTGGAAGAATAA
- a CDS encoding heavy-metal-associated domain-containing protein, which yields MKKLFLTLGLVLLTTAAVSAQEKEQPKQVIGVKGLCEMCKKRIEKAALDVKGVRSVDWSIADQQLTVYLNPKKTTGKEIQEAIAKAGHDTDAVKATDEAYNDLHGCCKYQR from the coding sequence ATGAAAAAATTATTTTTAACTTTAGGATTAGTCCTACTTACAACTGCAGCGGTATCTGCACAAGAAAAAGAGCAGCCAAAGCAAGTAATTGGCGTAAAAGGTCTGTGCGAAATGTGCAAAAAGCGCATTGAAAAAGCTGCTTTGGACGTAAAAGGGGTTCGCTCTGTTGATTGGTCTATTGCCGACCAACAATTGACCGTATACTTAAATCCAAAGAAAACAACGGGAAAAGAAATCCAAGAGGCTATTGCTAAAGCAGGTCATGATACAGATGCAGTAAAAGCAACGGATGAAGCTTATAATGATTTACACGGTTGTTGCAAATACCAGAGATAA